The following proteins are encoded in a genomic region of Pyramidobacter porci:
- a CDS encoding sensor histidine kinase: MALPHGEFEYGSFEWWQETVDVVKLEDLFRSFARLFQVGVCLMTPKGQKVILVNASEFCDHVHSIRKGKATCDACDKRATRTSLKQGDIHIYTCANGLTDLCAPLYINGRLAGFLASGQVQSKTVDGAGLEAVSKRWTFVRNDEERAFLIEKYRQLPILDETELKRALEIMRLLSTQIVELCEINLARQKILEQSLLLSQQRQRGADMEHALHRAQLKALRNQINPHFLFNSLNCIARLALFETAKKTMEMTEQLADYLRYTLQEQSEHGLVCFGEELQCVRSYLAIYRVRFGDRLSFSVEEDPEVRECLIPFMLLQPLVENALIHGLEPSLRKGKLLLAAKKEKDSIHIVLKDNGVGFEMNRFREGMGLANVRKRLHLYYEKSASIEVRSIPRGGTRIELRLPERPVNLP, encoded by the coding sequence ATGGCATTGCCCCACGGGGAGTTCGAATACGGTTCCTTCGAATGGTGGCAGGAGACGGTAGACGTCGTGAAACTGGAAGATCTTTTCCGGAGTTTCGCTCGTCTCTTCCAGGTGGGAGTTTGCTTGATGACTCCGAAGGGGCAGAAGGTGATCTTGGTCAATGCCTCGGAATTCTGCGATCACGTGCACTCGATACGCAAGGGCAAGGCCACTTGCGATGCGTGCGATAAAAGGGCCACACGAACCTCGCTGAAACAGGGGGACATTCACATTTATACCTGCGCGAACGGTCTGACCGATCTGTGCGCTCCGCTTTATATCAACGGACGCCTGGCGGGATTTCTGGCCTCGGGGCAGGTCCAGTCCAAGACCGTTGACGGCGCGGGACTTGAGGCCGTTTCAAAACGCTGGACCTTTGTGAGAAATGACGAGGAGCGCGCGTTTTTGATCGAAAAGTACCGGCAGCTTCCTATCCTGGATGAGACCGAACTGAAACGGGCGCTCGAGATCATGCGCCTTCTTTCCACGCAGATCGTCGAATTATGCGAGATCAATCTGGCTCGGCAGAAGATTCTCGAGCAGAGCCTTTTGTTGTCCCAGCAGAGGCAAAGAGGTGCGGATATGGAACACGCGCTCCATCGTGCCCAGCTGAAAGCTCTGAGGAACCAGATCAATCCGCACTTCCTCTTCAACAGTCTGAACTGTATCGCGCGCTTGGCTCTTTTCGAGACCGCCAAGAAAACGATGGAGATGACCGAGCAGCTTGCGGACTATCTGCGCTATACCCTGCAGGAGCAGAGTGAACATGGATTGGTCTGCTTCGGCGAAGAACTCCAGTGCGTGCGCAGCTACCTTGCGATCTACCGGGTTCGCTTCGGAGACCGCCTCTCTTTTTCCGTCGAGGAGGACCCGGAGGTGCGCGAGTGTCTGATCCCTTTCATGCTGCTTCAGCCTTTGGTGGAGAACGCCCTGATCCATGGGCTCGAACCCTCGCTTCGGAAGGGGAAACTCCTCTTGGCGGCGAAAAAAGAAAAGGACTCCATCCATATCGTTCTGAAGGACAACGGAGTGGGGTTCGAGATGAACCGTTTTCGGGAAGGGATGGGACTGGCGAACGTTCGGAAACGTTTGCACCTCTACTACGAGAAGTCTGCTTCCATAGAAGTCAGGAGTATCCCCCGCGGAGGAACCCGCATCGAACTGCGGCTTCCGGAAAGGCCGGTGAACCTTCCATGA
- a CDS encoding Lin0512 family protein: MKRFIVELGMGADLHGGDVTKAAKRAVRDAVSKSCLCGIFEVAKLEKPDDMSIRLKICCPTPELLDKEQVIKSVPFGTVELTVQEGGMLTEGLHLPQLGKGSSIVVALASLTVYVE, encoded by the coding sequence ATGAAGCGTTTCATTGTGGAGCTGGGCATGGGGGCAGATCTTCACGGCGGGGACGTCACGAAGGCGGCGAAGCGAGCGGTACGCGACGCCGTTTCTAAAAGCTGCCTCTGCGGGATCTTCGAGGTAGCCAAGCTGGAGAAACCGGACGACATGTCCATTCGCCTGAAGATATGCTGCCCCACGCCGGAACTGCTGGACAAAGAACAAGTGATCAAGTCGGTTCCCTTTGGCACAGTGGAGCTCACAGTTCAGGAAGGGGGAATGCTTACCGAAGGGCTTCATCTTCCTCAGTTGGGAAAAGGCAGCTCCATCGTCGTGGCACTGGCGTCCCTGACCGTCTACGTGGAATGA
- a CDS encoding thiamine pyrophosphate-dependent dehydrogenase E1 component subunit alpha has translation MKVTKEKLLDMYRTMFMIRSFELKAAELFAAGRIPGFVHLYVGEEAVATGVCANLKKGDYITSTHRGHGHLLAKGGDVNLMMAELFGKASGYCKGKGGSMHIADVDLGILGANGIVGAGFPIAVGAAFSCKYRKTGDVTVCFFGDAASNRGTFHEGINFASIHKLPVVFVCENNMYGISNYQKAGMNINDIADRSEGYGIPGASVDGNDVMAVYEAASAAIENARKGDGPSLIECKTWRQRGHFEGDPGKYKDPEEQKNWVAKDPLPRLEKRLEELGYASKDELAAMQKEILQKIEAAVQFAESGPDPSPSELLTDVLA, from the coding sequence ATGAAGGTCACGAAAGAGAAACTTCTGGACATGTACAGGACGATGTTCATGATTCGCTCCTTCGAACTGAAGGCGGCCGAGCTCTTCGCGGCCGGAAGGATCCCCGGCTTCGTTCACCTTTATGTGGGAGAAGAGGCCGTCGCCACGGGAGTATGTGCCAATCTGAAGAAAGGCGACTACATCACAAGCACCCATCGTGGGCACGGACATCTTCTGGCCAAGGGGGGCGACGTCAACCTGATGATGGCCGAGCTCTTTGGAAAGGCCTCAGGGTATTGCAAGGGCAAGGGAGGATCCATGCATATCGCTGACGTGGACCTGGGCATCCTCGGGGCCAACGGGATCGTCGGAGCGGGATTCCCGATCGCCGTAGGCGCGGCGTTTTCCTGCAAATACCGCAAGACAGGCGATGTGACAGTCTGTTTCTTCGGAGACGCTGCCTCGAATCGGGGCACGTTCCATGAAGGAATCAACTTCGCCTCGATCCACAAACTGCCGGTCGTCTTCGTCTGCGAGAACAACATGTACGGCATTTCCAACTACCAGAAAGCGGGCATGAACATCAACGACATCGCCGACCGCAGCGAAGGATACGGCATACCGGGCGCGAGCGTGGACGGCAACGACGTCATGGCGGTCTACGAGGCAGCCAGCGCGGCCATCGAAAACGCCCGCAAGGGCGACGGGCCCAGCCTGATCGAATGCAAAACCTGGCGCCAGCGCGGTCACTTCGAGGGCGATCCGGGAAAATACAAGGATCCCGAAGAGCAGAAGAACTGGGTTGCCAAGGATCCGCTGCCACGTCTTGAAAAGCGTTTGGAGGAACTGGGATACGCCTCCAAGGACGAGCTCGCGGCCATGCAGAAGGAAATCCTTCAGAAGATCGAAGCCGCGGTTCAGTTTGCGGAGAGCGGCCCCGATCCGTCGCCAAGCGAGCTGCTCACCGACGTACTGGCCTGA
- a CDS encoding alpha-ketoacid dehydrogenase subunit beta, which translates to MTQMSYSEAIRDGIRMEMRRDSGVFLAGEDVGIFGGCFGVTAGLQEEFGKERVVDTPVTETAIMGLGVGSAATGLRPIVEIMFADFMGVCLDELYNQAAKMRYMFGGKTKIPMVIRAPVGAGVSAAAQHSQSNEAWFAHIPGIKVVMPGSPADAKGLLEAAVRDDNPVVFLEHKLMLGMQGDVPEGEYVVPIGKADIKRSGTDVSLITWSGMVPKTLAAAEMLAAEGINAEVVDLRTLTPLDKETLLSSVEKTGRAVIVHEAVKTGGFGGEVAAVIADEGFGYLDAPVKRVTAPDTPIPFSPALEKLWIPDETRIVAAAKELVRG; encoded by the coding sequence ATGACTCAGATGAGTTACAGTGAAGCGATCAGGGACGGCATCCGCATGGAGATGCGCAGGGACTCCGGCGTGTTTTTGGCCGGGGAAGACGTGGGAATTTTCGGCGGCTGCTTCGGCGTAACGGCGGGCCTGCAGGAGGAGTTCGGCAAGGAACGCGTCGTGGACACGCCAGTTACCGAGACGGCGATCATGGGGCTCGGAGTGGGCTCGGCCGCTACGGGACTGCGTCCGATCGTGGAAATCATGTTCGCCGACTTCATGGGCGTCTGCTTGGACGAGCTCTACAATCAGGCGGCCAAGATGCGCTACATGTTCGGCGGCAAGACAAAAATCCCGATGGTGATTCGCGCGCCCGTCGGCGCCGGAGTTTCGGCTGCCGCCCAGCATTCACAGTCCAATGAAGCGTGGTTTGCTCATATTCCGGGCATCAAGGTGGTCATGCCGGGGTCGCCGGCGGACGCCAAAGGGCTCTTGGAGGCTGCCGTCCGCGACGACAACCCCGTTGTGTTCTTGGAGCACAAGCTGATGCTGGGGATGCAAGGGGACGTCCCGGAAGGAGAGTATGTCGTCCCGATCGGCAAGGCGGACATCAAGCGCTCCGGCACGGACGTCAGCCTCATCACATGGTCCGGCATGGTGCCGAAGACCCTTGCCGCGGCCGAGATGCTGGCGGCGGAGGGCATCAACGCAGAGGTCGTAGACCTGCGGACTCTTACGCCTCTGGACAAAGAGACCCTGCTGAGCTCTGTGGAGAAGACCGGACGCGCGGTGATCGTGCACGAGGCCGTCAAGACCGGCGGATTCGGCGGAGAAGTCGCCGCCGTCATCGCCGACGAAGGATTCGGTTACCTGGACGCTCCCGTCAAGCGCGTCACCGCCCCCGACACCCCCATTCCCTTCAGCCCCGCTCTGGAGAAGCTCTGGATTCCCGACGAGACGCGAATCGTCGCGGCGGCAAAGGAACTTGTCCGGGGTTAA
- a CDS encoding NAD(+)/NADH kinase, producing MAAPATVGIIANPASGKDIRRLVAYGTVFDNQEKVNIVRRVLLALSGTGVERVLYMPDYYGIVAKAVAGMRRSDSLNLEIAPLEMELTATQLDSSNAAAALAEAGAGCIVTLGGDGTNRMVAKSCGDVPLLPISTGTNNVFPFFLEGTIAGLAAGAVAQGYAGADAVHRSKRLTVFRNGVLADIALIDAVVLDNPFVASRAMWDVEDMRMAVFTRGEAHNIGIASLLGTLAPVTVHDPWGAFIALDPSRRDRVAAIAPGLLLPVGTSAPCRMELGESVEIAPIPCIVALDGEREVEFQEGDRGKIRLDRDGPNVVAPDRALRNAVADGFFSRPEVLGIHLQ from the coding sequence ATGGCAGCTCCCGCGACGGTGGGAATCATCGCCAATCCGGCGTCCGGCAAGGACATTCGCCGTTTGGTCGCCTATGGCACGGTCTTCGACAATCAGGAGAAGGTAAACATCGTCCGCAGGGTTCTGCTCGCCCTCTCGGGTACAGGGGTCGAGCGCGTGCTCTACATGCCCGACTACTACGGCATTGTCGCCAAAGCGGTTGCGGGCATGCGCCGCAGTGACTCCCTGAATCTGGAAATCGCGCCGCTGGAAATGGAGCTGACAGCGACGCAGCTCGACTCCAGCAACGCAGCCGCCGCCCTTGCCGAGGCGGGGGCGGGGTGCATCGTGACACTGGGGGGCGACGGGACGAACCGCATGGTCGCCAAAAGCTGTGGGGATGTCCCCCTGCTCCCCATCTCTACGGGCACGAACAACGTCTTTCCCTTTTTCTTGGAGGGGACGATCGCGGGGCTTGCCGCCGGAGCCGTTGCCCAAGGATACGCCGGCGCCGACGCCGTGCACCGTTCAAAACGCCTCACCGTGTTTCGGAACGGCGTCCTCGCGGACATCGCCCTGATCGACGCGGTGGTTTTGGACAACCCGTTTGTCGCTTCCCGCGCCATGTGGGATGTGGAGGACATGCGGATGGCGGTTTTTACGCGCGGCGAGGCCCATAACATCGGTATCGCCTCTCTGCTGGGGACGTTGGCTCCCGTGACCGTCCACGATCCGTGGGGTGCCTTCATCGCCTTGGATCCCTCGAGGCGGGACCGCGTCGCCGCCATCGCTCCGGGATTGCTGCTTCCGGTCGGGACATCCGCCCCATGCCGCATGGAACTTGGGGAAAGCGTGGAGATCGCACCTATTCCCTGTATCGTCGCCTTGGACGGCGAACGGGAGGTAGAGTTCCAAGAGGGAGATCGCGGGAAGATCCGCTTGGATCGGGATGGTCCGAACGTGGTGGCCCCGGATCGGGCTCTCAGGAATGCTGTTGCCGACGGCTTCTTCAGTCGGCCGGAGGTGCTGGGGATTCATCTGCAATGA
- a CDS encoding dihydrolipoamide acetyltransferase family protein: protein MATEITMPKLGLTMKVGRIGKWLKKEGDPVRKGEAIAEVLTDKIANVLEATAEGVLLRITAPVGTQLPVGGLMGYIGAAGESVPDAAGAAPALEAAQPAAAAAVSKSAPGAGGKKPRATPVARKLAEQHGLDLSRLAGTGPNGSIVREDVERALAQGLPQETSPAPGEPDAFEIMPYAGIRQVIGENMLRSWLEIPKVDHHASVNMTELLAARRAINENLPESEKVTVTDLLVMLTARALETKRIFNALMEPDGIKIYRNVHMGIAIALENGLVVPVVRDANKKRLREISAEIKDLAARARENRLTETDFTGATFTLTNLGGYRSTEHFTPIINPPQAAILGVGRTKDVPVAVDGEVRIRPMMALSLSHDHRIVDGAPAAEFLGILMRMIEMPSRALY, encoded by the coding sequence ATGGCAACCGAGATCACAATGCCCAAATTAGGGCTCACCATGAAAGTCGGCAGGATAGGCAAATGGCTCAAAAAAGAAGGCGATCCCGTCAGGAAGGGGGAGGCGATCGCGGAAGTGTTGACGGACAAGATCGCGAACGTGCTCGAGGCCACGGCGGAAGGGGTGCTTCTGAGGATAACGGCCCCTGTCGGAACGCAACTTCCCGTGGGGGGACTGATGGGCTACATCGGAGCGGCCGGCGAGAGCGTTCCCGACGCGGCAGGCGCAGCGCCGGCCCTTGAGGCGGCACAGCCAGCCGCGGCTGCGGCCGTATCGAAATCGGCGCCCGGCGCCGGCGGAAAAAAGCCGAGAGCGACTCCCGTGGCTCGCAAGCTGGCCGAACAGCACGGCCTCGATCTGTCGCGCCTCGCAGGGACGGGGCCGAACGGCAGTATCGTGCGCGAGGACGTGGAAAGGGCCCTGGCGCAGGGGCTTCCCCAGGAAACTTCGCCGGCGCCAGGCGAGCCTGACGCCTTCGAGATCATGCCCTATGCCGGAATACGCCAGGTCATCGGGGAGAACATGCTGAGGAGCTGGCTGGAGATCCCGAAGGTCGACCATCATGCCAGCGTCAACATGACGGAACTGCTGGCCGCACGGCGGGCTATCAACGAAAACCTGCCGGAGAGCGAAAAAGTCACCGTGACGGATCTTCTCGTCATGCTCACCGCCCGTGCTCTGGAGACGAAGCGAATTTTCAACGCCCTCATGGAGCCGGACGGGATCAAAATCTATCGCAACGTCCACATGGGAATCGCCATCGCGCTGGAAAACGGCCTCGTGGTACCCGTCGTGCGCGACGCCAACAAAAAACGGCTCCGCGAGATCAGCGCGGAGATCAAGGACCTGGCGGCGCGCGCACGGGAAAATCGCCTGACGGAGACAGATTTTACCGGCGCAACCTTTACCCTGACGAATCTGGGCGGCTACCGCTCGACGGAGCACTTCACCCCGATCATCAACCCGCCTCAGGCGGCCATTCTCGGCGTCGGCCGCACCAAAGACGTGCCGGTCGCGGTGGACGGAGAGGTTCGCATCCGTCCGATGATGGCGCTGTCGCTGTCTCACGACCACAGGATCGTGGACGGCGCTCCGGCAGCCGAGTTTCTGGGCATCCTGATGCGGATGATCGAAATGCCCTCCAGAGCGCTGTATTAG
- a CDS encoding glycerol dehydrogenase has product MLKLMRAPHKYVQGENALNEFYDIVKDMGTSFLFICSKSGEKACRPKIEKSCAGKDVTLRFEVFGGVSSVGEIEKMRKIIRDENIDVVAGIGGGSAIDTAKPAAYYEGRKVISIPTVCATDAPCTGLSVLYENDHTFKEYIFYPNNPDAVIVDSSIICQAPVRFLVSGMGDALGTYFEARMCEKAKAPSLENGGITRSAMALCRLCYETLLAHGERAKAAVELKLLTPDVEAIIEANTYLSGVGADNGGLATAHSVYNGFTALKELTAMHGEAVAFGTLVQLILEGAGRDEFLTVMDFCQKVGLPITLAEMGVADPERVMLAAEKACIAGESIHNMIGDVTPAQLFDAILAADKLGSEFAGKK; this is encoded by the coding sequence ATGCTGAAACTGATGAGAGCCCCGCACAAATACGTTCAGGGAGAAAACGCGCTGAACGAATTCTACGACATCGTCAAGGACATGGGCACGTCGTTCCTGTTCATCTGCTCGAAAAGCGGCGAAAAGGCGTGCCGCCCCAAGATCGAGAAGAGCTGCGCCGGCAAGGACGTGACGCTGCGTTTCGAAGTGTTCGGCGGCGTCAGCTCCGTGGGCGAGATCGAGAAGATGCGCAAGATCATCCGCGACGAGAACATCGACGTGGTCGCCGGCATAGGCGGCGGCAGCGCCATCGACACGGCCAAGCCGGCAGCTTATTACGAGGGGCGCAAAGTCATCTCCATCCCCACCGTCTGCGCGACCGACGCTCCCTGCACCGGGCTGTCCGTGCTGTACGAAAACGACCACACGTTCAAGGAATACATCTTCTACCCCAACAATCCCGACGCCGTCATCGTCGATTCCTCGATCATCTGCCAAGCTCCCGTGCGCTTCCTCGTCTCCGGCATGGGCGACGCGCTGGGAACCTACTTCGAGGCCCGCATGTGCGAGAAGGCCAAGGCCCCCTCGCTGGAAAACGGCGGCATCACCCGTTCGGCCATGGCCCTGTGCCGGCTCTGCTACGAGACGCTGCTCGCTCACGGCGAACGCGCCAAAGCCGCCGTCGAGCTGAAACTCCTCACCCCCGACGTCGAGGCCATCATCGAGGCCAACACCTACCTCTCCGGCGTCGGCGCCGACAACGGCGGTCTGGCCACAGCCCACTCCGTTTACAACGGATTCACCGCCCTCAAGGAGCTGACGGCCATGCACGGCGAAGCCGTCGCCTTCGGCACGCTCGTGCAGCTGATCCTCGAAGGCGCGGGACGCGACGAGTTTCTCACCGTCATGGATTTCTGCCAAAAAGTCGGCCTGCCCATCACGCTGGCGGAAATGGGCGTCGCCGATCCCGAGCGGGTCATGCTCGCCGCCGAAAAAGCCTGCATTGCCGGCGAATCCATCCACAACATGATCGGCGACGTCACCCCGGCACAGCTGTTCGACGCCATTCTCGCCGCCGACAAACTCGGCAGCGAATTCGCCGGCAAAAAATAG
- a CDS encoding MFS transporter has protein sequence MNERVNENKDLKRAALSFIVLMGVVSLFSDMTHEGGKSILGAYLSLTGASAAAVGFVSGFGELIGYSLRCATGRLADRTKRYWLLTIVGYAVDLLAVPALALVPENGWLWAAALIVAERAGKAVKKPAKDTLLSFAAAQNGVGRSFALQEFLDQLGAFLGPAALFAVMYFKGSGDSLADYRRCFALLAAPALVTLGLLLAARRLFPRPENFEPDTKRGAAGRFAPGKKFTIYISGISLFALGFMDFAMISMHVSRRGLMPPGALPLLYAAAMGVDAAAALAFGWLYDRWGMKALALSALLTAPFSALIFLLPGGGALYAGAALWGAGMGAQESILKAAVATLVPKECRSSGYGSFQAAFGVCLFAGGWLMGCLYDRSPAGMAIFSMSAELGAAALFWRTARPERGGEGKAAA, from the coding sequence GTGAATGAACGAGTCAATGAAAACAAGGATCTGAAGCGCGCCGCGCTGTCGTTCATCGTGCTGATGGGCGTCGTCAGCCTCTTTTCGGACATGACGCACGAGGGCGGCAAGAGCATTCTCGGCGCTTATCTGAGCTTGACGGGAGCGTCGGCGGCGGCCGTGGGGTTCGTTTCCGGTTTCGGCGAGCTGATCGGCTATTCGCTGCGCTGCGCGACGGGGCGTCTGGCCGACCGCACGAAGAGGTATTGGCTGCTGACGATCGTCGGCTACGCCGTGGACCTTCTCGCCGTTCCGGCGCTGGCGCTGGTTCCCGAAAACGGCTGGCTCTGGGCGGCGGCGCTGATCGTCGCGGAACGCGCCGGCAAAGCCGTCAAAAAGCCCGCCAAGGACACGCTGCTGTCCTTTGCCGCCGCGCAGAACGGCGTGGGGAGGAGCTTCGCGCTGCAGGAATTTCTCGACCAGCTGGGGGCGTTTTTGGGGCCCGCGGCGCTGTTTGCCGTGATGTACTTCAAAGGTTCCGGCGACAGCTTGGCTGATTACCGCCGCTGTTTCGCGCTGCTGGCCGCGCCGGCCTTGGTCACGCTGGGGCTGCTGCTGGCGGCGCGCCGGCTCTTTCCGCGGCCGGAGAATTTCGAGCCGGATACGAAGAGGGGCGCGGCCGGACGTTTCGCCCCCGGAAAAAAATTCACGATCTATATCTCCGGGATCAGCCTGTTCGCGCTGGGCTTCATGGATTTTGCGATGATTTCCATGCACGTCTCGCGGCGCGGCTTGATGCCGCCGGGCGCTCTGCCGCTGCTTTACGCCGCGGCGATGGGCGTCGACGCGGCGGCGGCGCTCGCTTTCGGCTGGCTTTACGATCGCTGGGGCATGAAGGCGCTGGCGCTGTCGGCGTTGCTGACGGCGCCTTTCAGCGCGCTGATCTTCCTGCTGCCGGGCGGCGGGGCGCTGTACGCCGGCGCGGCGCTGTGGGGCGCCGGCATGGGGGCGCAGGAATCGATCCTCAAGGCGGCGGTGGCGACGCTGGTTCCCAAGGAGTGCCGCAGCTCGGGCTACGGTTCGTTCCAGGCGGCGTTCGGTGTCTGCCTGTTCGCGGGCGGCTGGCTGATGGGCTGTCTGTACGACCGTTCCCCGGCGGGGATGGCGATCTTCTCCATGTCGGCCGAACTGGGCGCGGCCGCGCTTTTTTGGCGTACGGCGCGGCCGGAGCGGGGCGGCGAAGGAAAAGCCGCCGCGTAA
- a CDS encoding methyltransferase family protein produces MEFFVRYRTRLSQLAGVFFAGLCAFSGKKLELSFPAAAEAMFAAGCLLAGLGAVGRIWCAQYIAGYKADRLIDKGPYSLCRNPLYFFSFLGAVGVGCCTESATLALGVAAAFALTYPGVILSEERDLLERFGDDYRRYMAAVPRFIPRLSLFAEPREYVVTPRVFRREVFDAVWFVWLAGLLELLEVLGEAGALPKLFWIY; encoded by the coding sequence GTGGAATTCTTCGTTCGTTATCGGACCAGGCTGTCGCAGCTGGCCGGCGTTTTTTTCGCGGGACTGTGCGCCTTTTCGGGGAAAAAACTGGAACTTTCGTTTCCGGCGGCGGCCGAGGCGATGTTCGCCGCGGGCTGTCTTTTGGCCGGGCTTGGGGCGGTGGGACGGATCTGGTGCGCGCAGTATATCGCCGGTTACAAGGCGGACCGCTTGATCGACAAAGGGCCTTATTCGCTCTGCCGCAATCCGCTGTACTTTTTCAGCTTTCTCGGCGCCGTCGGCGTGGGCTGCTGCACTGAATCGGCGACGCTGGCGCTGGGCGTTGCCGCGGCCTTCGCGCTGACGTATCCGGGCGTGATCCTGTCCGAAGAAAGGGACTTGCTGGAGCGCTTCGGCGACGATTACCGGCGCTACATGGCGGCCGTGCCGCGCTTTATCCCCCGTCTTTCGCTCTTTGCAGAGCCGCGGGAATATGTCGTGACGCCGCGCGTGTTCCGGCGCGAAGTCTTCGACGCGGTGTGGTTCGTCTGGCTCGCCGGGCTGCTGGAGCTGCTTGAGGTGCTGGGCGAGGCGGGGGCTCTCCCCAAACTGTTCTGGATCTATTAA
- a CDS encoding response regulator transcription factor, whose protein sequence is MRKILIVEDDRLIAELERDYLEANGFAVEIAFDGREGLRLARTEEYALLLLDVMLPGIGGFEICREVRRSKNVPVVMVTARKDDVDKIRGLGLGADDYVVKPFSPSELVARCRAHIQIHERLSNGASAGAERPIELKELKILPLSRRVFVGGREVALARREYELLLFLASNPDIVFSRETLFERVWGEDPLGDAATVTVHVNRIRDKIEKDPSRPEYIETVWGAGYRFTAG, encoded by the coding sequence ATGCGGAAAATCCTGATTGTGGAGGACGATCGCCTGATCGCGGAACTGGAGCGCGACTATCTGGAAGCCAACGGCTTCGCGGTGGAGATCGCTTTCGACGGCCGCGAGGGGCTGCGTCTGGCGCGGACGGAGGAATACGCGCTGCTGCTGCTCGACGTGATGCTGCCGGGAATTGGCGGCTTCGAAATCTGCCGCGAGGTGCGGCGGAGCAAAAACGTGCCCGTCGTCATGGTCACCGCCCGCAAGGACGACGTGGACAAGATCCGCGGGCTCGGACTCGGCGCCGACGATTACGTGGTCAAGCCCTTCAGCCCGTCGGAACTGGTGGCGCGCTGCCGGGCCCATATCCAAATCCACGAACGGCTTTCAAACGGAGCCTCGGCCGGCGCGGAACGCCCCATAGAGCTGAAAGAGTTGAAAATTCTGCCCTTGTCCCGCCGCGTGTTCGTCGGCGGGCGCGAAGTGGCGCTGGCGCGGCGGGAATACGAACTGCTTCTGTTCCTCGCCTCCAACCCCGATATCGTCTTTTCCCGCGAGACGCTGTTCGAGCGCGTTTGGGGCGAAGATCCCCTTGGCGACGCGGCCACCGTCACCGTGCACGTCAACCGCATTCGCGACAAGATCGAAAAGGATCCTTCCCGTCCCGAATATATCGAAACGGTCTGGGGCGCCGGCTATCGCTTTACGGCCGGCTAG